From a single Methanomicrobium sp. W14 genomic region:
- a CDS encoding DUF1015 domain-containing protein has protein sequence MVKIFSFPAIRPVPKKAADIASAPYDVVSTEEARECIEKNPDSFMKVIRSDAMMQDLDPKDSQVYATAKRNLEEMIKGGLLKRDDKPGIYVYRIEQDKSIYTGFVADVSVKDYEENRIKRHELTRYEKEEDRTMHIDTTNANTGLVVLLYRDPGEITSYVESLITNKNPDGIAKSESGALHKVFRISDDEPVKKLVSMFEDVGALYIADGHHRAKSSVNVAQKRRAEGRVTEEAGRFMAVIFAESSVKIYGYSRLVTDLKDYNPETFLNKLSEVFEINSCKKVDGSLSQIPPHKKTDKPLHVFHMYMGGKWYELSAPVENPDDIIASLDVSVLQKKVMEDILGITDPRGDQRLQYLGGSKPVHELEESVDSGMFKAAFSMQPVKVKTVLKVADNGEIMPPKSTWFEPKLLSGLVIHTLD, from the coding sequence ATGGTGAAAATATTCAGCTTCCCCGCAATAAGACCTGTTCCAAAAAAAGCTGCTGATATCGCATCAGCTCCGTACGATGTCGTAAGTACCGAAGAGGCGCGTGAATGCATTGAAAAGAACCCTGACAGCTTTATGAAAGTCATAAGGTCTGATGCAATGATGCAGGACCTGGACCCGAAAGACTCGCAGGTCTACGCGACAGCAAAAAGAAACCTTGAAGAGATGATCAAAGGCGGACTTTTAAAGCGGGATGATAAACCTGGAATTTATGTCTACAGAATAGAACAGGACAAAAGCATATACACCGGATTTGTCGCCGATGTATCGGTAAAGGATTACGAGGAGAACAGAATCAAAAGGCACGAACTTACCCGCTATGAAAAGGAGGAGGACAGGACAATGCACATTGATACTACAAATGCAAACACAGGTCTTGTTGTTCTGCTCTACCGCGACCCCGGTGAAATCACCTCTTACGTAGAATCACTTATAACCAATAAAAACCCGGACGGCATTGCAAAAAGCGAATCGGGTGCATTACATAAAGTGTTCAGGATATCTGACGATGAACCGGTAAAAAAACTGGTCTCTATGTTTGAGGACGTAGGTGCACTTTATATTGCCGACGGTCATCACCGTGCCAAATCATCGGTAAACGTTGCACAGAAAAGAAGAGCAGAGGGAAGGGTTACAGAAGAGGCCGGGAGGTTCATGGCTGTTATCTTTGCGGAAAGCAGTGTAAAGATATACGGGTATTCGCGTCTCGTAACGGATCTGAAGGATTATAACCCTGAGACTTTTTTGAATAAACTCTCGGAGGTCTTTGAAATAAACTCCTGCAAAAAAGTTGACGGCAGTTTATCCCAGATACCTCCGCATAAAAAAACAGACAAACCCCTTCACGTATTCCACATGTACATGGGCGGAAAATGGTATGAACTTTCGGCGCCGGTAGAAAATCCTGATGACATAATAGCATCTCTGGATGTTTCGGTCCTCCAGAAAAAAGTTATGGAGGACATACTCGGGATAACCGACCCGAGAGGTGACCAGCGTCTTCAGTATCTCGGCGGTTCAAAACCTGTTCACGAACTTGAAGAAAGCGTTGATTCGGGAATGTTTAAGGCGGCCTTTTCAATGCAGCCCGTTAAAGTTAAGACTGTCCTAAAAGTTGCGGATAATGGTGAAATCATGCCTCCGAAATCAACATGGTTTGAACCAAAACTCCTCTCGGGGCTTGTCATTCATACCCTGGATTAA
- a CDS encoding TspO/MBR family protein: MKRINVIKNPCLLAVSIVICIIPGIFGSLFTSTSDGSWYSSLAKPWFLPPSFLFPVVWTALYIMMGISLYLILKEDISKRNVNIAAVFFAVQLILNACWSFLFFGLESPLYGLIGIIFLWIFILLTIVASYKVSRYAGVLLVPYILWVTFAAVLNAAVLVLNPVVL, encoded by the coding sequence ATGAAAAGGATAAACGTTATAAAAAATCCGTGTCTTCTTGCCGTATCAATAGTCATATGCATAATTCCCGGAATTTTCGGGAGTCTTTTCACCAGTACCAGTGATGGATCATGGTATTCCAGCCTGGCAAAACCCTGGTTTCTGCCGCCTTCATTTCTTTTTCCGGTGGTCTGGACAGCCCTTTACATAATGATGGGAATATCCCTTTACCTCATCCTCAAAGAAGACATATCAAAAAGGAACGTGAATATTGCAGCAGTTTTTTTTGCAGTCCAGCTTATACTGAATGCGTGCTGGTCATTCTTGTTCTTCGGCCTTGAAAGCCCTTTATACGGACTCATAGGCATAATATTTCTCTGGATATTCATACTCCTGACAATTGTCGCTTCATACAAAGTCAGCAGATATGCAGGGGTTCTCCTGGTCCCGTATATATTATGGGTGACTTTTGCGGCAGTTTTAAACGCCGCAGTCCTTGTGCTAAATCCGGTTGTACTTTAA
- a CDS encoding Zn-ribbon domain-containing OB-fold protein, producing the protein MSVPRFWRKQQNRYNLIGTKCETCGTYYYPPRSLCPKCRREGKIVDHKFRGTGKVVTYSIIRTTSEPYDIQTPFAVAIIELDEGTRLTAPVICDIDKIYIGMPVKSTFRKITAEGDSGIIVYGTKFVPA; encoded by the coding sequence ATGTCGGTACCGCGGTTCTGGCGTAAACAGCAGAACAGATACAACCTGATAGGAACAAAATGCGAGACATGCGGAACATATTATTACCCGCCGAGATCGCTCTGTCCTAAATGCAGGAGAGAAGGAAAAATAGTTGACCATAAATTCAGGGGAACCGGGAAGGTTGTCACGTACTCCATAATCCGAACGACAAGCGAGCCTTATGACATCCAGACGCCATTTGCAGTAGCTATAATAGAGCTTGACGAAGGAACACGGCTCACTGCCCCTGTCATATGCGATATAGACAAAATATATATCGGGATGCCGGTAAAATCCACATTCAGAAAGATTACCGCAGAAGGAGACAGCGGTATAATCGTATACGGAACAAAATTTGTCCCGGCCTGA
- a CDS encoding class I SAM-dependent methyltransferase family protein, whose product MKEQHWGIKVEKSNGEAVRKRLIALGMYDTEFKPVCEDDFIVFPVVSEKESSGEYIFEKRPKKREPARHELIGGIAVMQSDDPGEAEYLLESRPVIHTVLYSKSPVSGEYRTKDFVVLAGENTTKTHYIEYNNRFVIDLSAAYFSARLANERQRIYSLIEKKERILDMFAGVGPFPVVLSEKASVIYAGDINPGAVALMKENIELNHKKNIIPMLFDALDLKGIFSAHSFDRIIMNLPMRSEEFLEVAFSLCKKGGVIHYYTLQSEKGEMLDTLGRYTKGRICEKVVRSYSPAQHHAVYDINCL is encoded by the coding sequence ATGAAAGAGCAGCACTGGGGAATAAAGGTAGAAAAGTCAAATGGTGAGGCTGTCAGAAAAAGGCTGATAGCTCTTGGAATGTACGATACGGAATTTAAGCCTGTCTGTGAAGACGACTTCATCGTGTTTCCGGTGGTGTCGGAAAAAGAGTCTTCAGGAGAATATATTTTTGAAAAGAGGCCGAAGAAAAGGGAGCCTGCACGGCACGAACTTATTGGTGGAATTGCCGTAATGCAGTCCGACGACCCGGGTGAAGCCGAATACCTCCTGGAATCAAGACCTGTAATACATACAGTCCTTTATTCCAAAAGCCCGGTATCCGGTGAGTACAGGACAAAGGATTTCGTGGTCCTTGCAGGTGAAAATACCACAAAGACGCATTATATCGAGTACAACAACCGTTTTGTAATCGATCTTTCGGCAGCGTACTTTTCTGCAAGACTTGCAAACGAAAGGCAGAGGATATATTCACTTATAGAAAAAAAAGAGAGAATTCTTGACATGTTTGCAGGTGTCGGTCCTTTCCCGGTTGTACTTTCAGAAAAAGCGTCTGTCATTTATGCAGGTGACATAAATCCCGGTGCTGTAGCTTTAATGAAGGAAAATATTGAGCTGAACCATAAAAAAAATATAATACCCATGCTTTTTGATGCGCTTGACCTTAAAGGCATTTTCAGTGCACATTCGTTTGACAGGATTATAATGAACCTTCCTATGAGGTCTGAGGAGTTTCTGGAAGTGGCTTTTAGTCTCTGCAAAAAAGGCGGTGTAATTCATTATTACACTCTTCAGTCCGAAAAGGGGGAGATGCTTGACACACTGGGGCGGTACACAAAAGGCAGGATTTGCGAGAAGGTGGTCAGGTCGTACTCTCCGGCGCAGCACCATGCAGTATATGATATCAACTGTCTTTAA
- a CDS encoding methyltransferase domain-containing protein, translated as MLDVACGNENFSLCLAKKGAEIVAFDYSDKIFPNAKKRRMKHSENIL; from the coding sequence ATTCTGGATGTAGCCTGTGGAAACGAAAATTTTTCCCTGTGCCTTGCAAAGAAGGGTGCTGAAATAGTCGCTTTTGATTATTCTGACAAAATTTTCCCAAACGCAAAGAAAAGACGTATGAAGCATTCTGAAAATATTCTTTGA
- the hmgA gene encoding hydroxymethylglutaryl-CoA reductase (NADPH) has product MEDYIEKLKNGSIKIHELEKEMPAEKAVSVRREYIEEETGYKFDKVGKFSIDAERAARKNCENMIGTVQVPLGVAGKIKVNGEYANGEFYIPLATTEGALVASINRGCKAITKAGGADVRIQRDGMTRAPVFAAKSVVHAIDIIRWIESNKDELKKIAEETTSHGKLTDIKCFLTGTNVHVRIEFFTGDAMGMNMVTIASEKIAQKIGQETGAVFISLSGNMCTDKKPAAINLILGRGKTVAAGVFLTDDMIKNIFKTDARTMAEVNTRKNLVGSARSGALGFNAQAANVIAAMFIACGQDPAHVVEGSNAITTVDQTDGGVYVSVTLPSLQVGTVGGGSGLDTQKECLEMLGCHGGGEEPGNNSRKFAEIVASAVLAGELSLIGALGAGHLARAHKQLGR; this is encoded by the coding sequence ATGGAAGACTACATCGAAAAGCTAAAAAACGGCAGCATAAAAATTCACGAGCTTGAAAAGGAAATGCCGGCAGAAAAGGCTGTATCGGTCAGGAGGGAGTACATAGAGGAAGAGACCGGATACAAATTCGACAAAGTCGGCAAATTTTCGATAGACGCAGAAAGGGCGGCAAGGAAGAACTGCGAAAATATGATAGGTACAGTTCAGGTCCCGCTCGGCGTTGCAGGAAAAATCAAAGTAAACGGAGAATACGCAAACGGAGAATTCTATATACCCCTTGCAACGACAGAAGGCGCCCTTGTCGCTTCAATAAACAGGGGATGCAAGGCCATTACAAAAGCGGGCGGTGCGGATGTAAGAATACAGCGTGACGGAATGACAAGGGCACCGGTTTTTGCCGCTAAAAGCGTCGTCCATGCAATAGACATTATAAGATGGATAGAGAGCAACAAAGATGAACTGAAGAAAATCGCCGAAGAGACGACTTCTCACGGCAAACTGACTGACATCAAATGCTTTCTTACCGGAACAAACGTGCATGTAAGAATAGAATTCTTTACAGGCGACGCAATGGGGATGAACATGGTTACCATTGCATCCGAAAAGATTGCACAGAAAATAGGGCAGGAAACCGGTGCTGTTTTTATATCCCTCTCCGGAAACATGTGTACCGACAAAAAACCGGCTGCAATAAATCTGATACTTGGAAGAGGAAAAACGGTCGCAGCAGGTGTCTTTCTTACGGATGATATGATAAAAAACATATTCAAGACTGATGCCAGGACCATGGCTGAGGTCAATACCCGCAAAAACCTTGTCGGTTCAGCACGTTCGGGCGCACTCGGCTTCAACGCCCAAGCTGCAAACGTTATAGCTGCTATGTTTATTGCGTGCGGGCAGGACCCTGCACACGTGGTTGAAGGGTCAAATGCAATAACCACAGTCGACCAGACGGACGGAGGTGTATATGTTTCCGTCACGCTCCCGTCCCTTCAGGTCGGAACAGTAGGCGGAGGGAGCGGACTTGACACACAAAAAGAATGCCTTGAAATGCTGGGCTGCCACGGCGGCGGGGAAGAGCCGGGCAACAATTCCAGGAAATTTGCCGAAATCGTTGCATCAGCAGTTCTTGCAGGCGAACTTTCTCTTATAGGCGCACTGGGCGCAGGACATCTTGCAAGGGCGCACAAACAGCTTGGAAGGTAA
- a CDS encoding thiolase domain-containing protein gives MREVAVVGVGLTKFGERWDTSFRDLCVEAGVKSIEDAGLDGDRIQEMFVGNMSGGRFVSQEHIGALIADYAGLATNHIPSTRTEAACASGGLAFRQAVNCVASGTQDIVIAAGVEKMTDVSGGETTDALAGAADREWEGIYGVTFPSLYAMIAVDYMNKYGLTREQLAQVAVKNHYNGARNPIAQYQKEISLDTVMKSTLIADPLRLMDCSPVTDGAAAVILCPLERAKEFTDTPVKVLASTQASDTISLHDRRDISTLDATVAAADRAFKTAKVERKDIDLVEVHDCFTIAELCAIEDLGFCKKGEAGKLTEEGWTALDGDLPVNTSGGLKSCGHPVGATGIKQVCEIVMQLRGEAGRRQVDGAETGMSHNVGGTGATAVTSIFRRV, from the coding sequence ATGAGAGAAGTAGCAGTTGTTGGAGTAGGACTCACAAAATTCGGTGAGAGATGGGACACTTCGTTCCGTGACCTCTGCGTTGAGGCAGGTGTTAAGTCAATAGAGGATGCAGGTCTTGACGGCGACAGGATACAGGAGATGTTTGTCGGGAACATGAGCGGGGGACGCTTTGTATCGCAGGAGCATATAGGTGCCCTGATAGCGGACTACGCAGGCCTTGCGACCAACCATATCCCGTCGACAAGGACTGAGGCTGCCTGTGCATCAGGAGGTCTTGCATTCAGGCAGGCTGTAAACTGTGTTGCATCAGGAACCCAGGACATCGTCATAGCGGCAGGCGTAGAGAAGATGACCGATGTTTCCGGAGGAGAGACCACTGATGCACTTGCAGGCGCCGCCGACCGCGAGTGGGAAGGGATATACGGAGTCACATTCCCGTCCCTTTACGCAATGATAGCAGTCGACTATATGAACAAATACGGCCTGACACGCGAGCAGCTTGCGCAGGTCGCAGTTAAAAACCATTACAACGGTGCAAGAAACCCTATTGCGCAGTACCAGAAGGAGATATCCCTTGACACCGTAATGAAATCCACTCTTATTGCAGATCCACTAAGGCTTATGGACTGCTCGCCTGTAACAGACGGTGCCGCGGCAGTCATTCTCTGCCCCCTGGAGCGTGCAAAAGAATTTACCGATACCCCGGTGAAGGTCCTTGCATCCACACAGGCTTCGGATACTATATCTCTTCACGACAGAAGGGATATCAGCACGCTGGATGCAACAGTTGCCGCGGCAGACCGGGCTTTTAAGACAGCAAAGGTCGAAAGAAAGGACATAGACCTCGTGGAAGTCCATGACTGCTTCACAATCGCTGAACTGTGCGCCATAGAAGACCTCGGGTTCTGTAAAAAAGGTGAGGCCGGAAAACTTACCGAAGAAGGATGGACCGCACTTGACGGAGACCTTCCGGTAAACACAAGCGGAGGACTCAAATCCTGCGGACACCCTGTAGGTGCAACAGGAATAAAGCAGGTCTGCGAAATTGTCATGCAGCTCCGTGGAGAGGCAGGCAGGAGACAGGTGGACGGCGCCGAAACAGGTATGTCACATAATGTGGGCGGAACAGGCGCCACTGCGGTAACAAGCATATTCAGGAGGGTTTAA
- a CDS encoding mechanosensitive ion channel family protein, with product MADKVTVDLSSLGSYVDSVSSVSLEQVIAALLVLIVGYLVIKVLMKQFGRIGEKNLNIPSLTMLQLTRALKVLLYFVLIMAVLGILGFDIDGILISITAGISIILGFGLQDTINNLASGIWISASRAYDLEDEVTIAGETGTVKNVSIMATELKKLDNTRVIIPNGKVWNSAIINVTKMDKRLIVLDYGVSYDTNINDAIKVALDVADSHPKLHKEPAPIVRFKEMADSSIVLQLRVWVDTDDYYPVKSDVLKMLFEKLTETGINIPFPQVDVHMKEQ from the coding sequence ATGGCAGATAAAGTGACAGTGGATTTGTCCAGTCTGGGCAGTTATGTGGATTCAGTCAGTTCAGTCTCGTTAGAGCAGGTAATTGCGGCCCTGTTGGTCCTTATAGTGGGTTATCTGGTCATTAAAGTTTTAATGAAACAGTTTGGGAGAATAGGTGAGAAAAATCTCAATATCCCCTCTCTGACAATGCTGCAGCTGACGCGTGCTCTTAAGGTGCTCTTGTATTTTGTCCTTATCATGGCAGTTCTTGGAATTCTTGGTTTTGATATTGATGGAATACTTATAAGCATTACGGCAGGGATCTCGATAATTCTCGGTTTCGGTCTTCAGGATACGATAAACAACCTGGCGTCAGGAATATGGATTTCGGCAAGCCGTGCCTATGACCTTGAGGATGAGGTGACAATTGCAGGTGAGACTGGAACTGTCAAAAATGTCTCTATTATGGCGACCGAACTAAAAAAACTTGACAATACAAGAGTTATAATTCCCAACGGCAAAGTCTGGAACAGTGCGATTATCAATGTCACCAAAATGGATAAGAGACTAATTGTTTTAGATTATGGCGTATCGTATGATACAAATATAAACGATGCGATAAAGGTAGCACTGGACGTCGCAGACAGCCATCCAAAACTTCACAAAGAGCCTGCTCCTATTGTAAGGTTCAAAGAGATGGCTGATTCCTCTATTGTTCTTCAGCTCAGGGTATGGGTTGACACAGATGACTATTACCCTGTAAAATCGGATGTTTTAAAGATGCTCTTTGAAAAACTCACTGAAACCGGAATAAACATCCCATTCCCCCAGGTGGATGTGCATATGAAAGAACAGTGA
- the rimI gene encoding ribosomal protein S18-alanine N-acetyltransferase, which produces MDEKNISIRRAKRGDLRQIVSIETSSFKDPWDESAFVDALFYSSSTFFVAEAEEKIAGFVTAGVEDTSEAVYGHIMNIAVLPQFRKLGLGGRLLQRIEYECLVIGAAGVQLEVRVSNQEARRFYQKMGYSQVFLVGNYYSDGEDAILMMKWFE; this is translated from the coding sequence ATGGATGAAAAAAATATTTCAATAAGAAGGGCAAAAAGAGGAGACCTCCGGCAGATTGTTTCAATAGAAACCAGCTCTTTTAAAGACCCCTGGGACGAATCGGCCTTTGTAGATGCACTATTCTATTCCTCATCAACATTTTTTGTTGCCGAAGCAGAAGAAAAAATTGCAGGATTTGTCACGGCAGGTGTGGAGGACACTTCTGAAGCGGTCTACGGTCATATCATGAATATCGCAGTCCTGCCGCAGTTCAGAAAACTTGGCCTTGGCGGAAGACTGTTGCAGAGAATAGAGTATGAATGTCTGGTGATAGGTGCAGCCGGTGTCCAGCTCGAGGTGCGTGTTTCGAATCAGGAAGCCCGGAGGTTTTACCAGAAAATGGGTTATTCGCAGGTGTTTCTTGTAGGCAACTACTACAGCGACGGTGAAGATGCAATTCTTATGATGAAGTGGTTTGAATAA